ttttttttttcttagattcTGTGGTCTTGAATATTGCTTGTTCCATTTTAGATGTCTGACCTCTTGTTTTGAGAGATCACTTTGCCTGGCATATTGCCtgatttattttgaaagttgGATTGCTACCCCTCCCAATAGCCTGGCATTGTAAACACAGATTGCTGTATCTGTCAAAACATACTGCTAATCCTGGAACGGGGCAGGATACCCACAGGATACTTACTTGGAGATCTCGTTCCTATATGTCCTGAACTTGCTATAATGGGAACGAGTGAGAACTTCACAATTTGGCACCTCTTTTGTAATTacctctaaaatatatatatatatatatctctatctcACCAGTATCAATGATTACTTGTTCCTTTGCAGTTATATTCAAGCTCCAGTGGCGCTTTGTATAGTCAAGTTGTCGGCCCAAGTTTACATTTATACAACATGTAAtcacatttttatgattatatcCATGTTGCATGTCTTATGTTTTGGAGAGCAAGTGCAACAGCTTCTAGAGATCTTAGTTTAATTAAAACGACAGTTCTGTCATGTACCAAATTATGATTTCTTTCTACGGAGTACAAAATAATATATCTTTAATCCAAATGCAAATCTAGAGACTTTATCCAATTAAATGGTTTATTTACTCTAATTTTGGCCTGTTCATCATACAAAGTGACCGTAATGCATTCCACTTGCTTTTTCTATCCAGATGCCCCATGGTGTGGTCACTGTAAGCAGCTGGCCCCTATCTGGGATCAGTTGGGTGAGAAGTTCAAAGACAATGCAAACATTGTTGTGGCCAAGATGGACTCCACAGCCAATGAGATTGAAGATGTCAAAGTGCATAGCTTCCCCACACTGAAGTTCTTCCCTGCTGGCGATGACCGTAAGGTAAGGTCATGAGAACATCTGTTTTAGGTGTATTTTTAGcacaatataaatttttaaagATTATCAGATTATCGATATACATGGGGCTGGTCTGTATGTAGGATATTAATATTCAATGCTTTATGATAAAgcatcaatgcaaaaaaatgccTATGGGGTTGTTTCAGTATCAACTTTTAACATAACATTATCTTACAAAGAATGCAGTGTCTTTcagctgaaaatgtaattttttgaaGTCTTTTTAGTTCTACCTGGAAGAGACggaatgttttatgtaatttctggAAAAAAGTTGGAtgatatttttatgtgttttatgcatGTCTAATCTGTATGTGAAACTTTCTGTGCTGCCATTTTGGCCAAGACTCCCTGGTAAAAGAGCTTCTCTCTTATCTCAATGGGATAATTCCTGGTAAAATAAAGGATGATTATGATAATATgatggtttttttatttttttttattaaaaattaaatccaTGATCAAGTCCAAATTAACTCCCCacatgatattttgtaaatctgtTAGAAATTGCAAACAAAGCAATTTGCTGATAATAATTAGCCTAAAGACTTTGAAATGGTCAGATATAGCTTGCCTCACAACATGTGCAAAGGAAGCAAGACGTTCCCGAACCCAGTGAAATTCACTGCTTGTCAAGATCCTGGGAGCTCCTGGGGTGCTGCATGGATCTAAATTTGTAATCTAGAAATGAAAACCCCATTGTGTCCAAATTATGCTTTGAGGAAACGGAGCACTTACTAGAGGACGTGTTGACCAAGATCACCATGTAATTGTTGTTAAATGAGTGAtgggtaaattattttatttttttctaaatctaGAGCCCAGTTTTGCAAGGTCACACAGCTATGACCAACCCCATAAAAAGTTACTTATGTTTTAGCAAAACTAATGCTGCATTTGAAAGTTATCTGgataagttataataataaatggtgtgtgttttagttattattttcttCTCTCGTAGGTAATTGACTACAATGGTGAGAGAACGCTAGATGGATTCACAAAGTTTTTGGAGAGCGGAGGAAAAGAAGGTGGAGCACCAGCGGGAGATGAGGATGAGGAGTCTGTATGTATAAtttggttgcatttttttttcttcagtcgtTTGGTTTAACTTATTAACATTTTTAGATTTCATACTATAAATATACCATAccataatttcaattaaaaatcgGGCAGCTCTGGCcacagacaaatctctttttgcTAAGTTGATGCGTTTCTTCACTAATTAAACTTTGGATGTGCAATGCGTTTGCACATAAATGGGGGGAGGTATGCATTGACCTAAAACTTTACCAATAGTTGGCATGATTAATGATTGTAAACTTGAGTTTGCTTATGGATCTGCAGTTGTTTGCTGTCTGTCTCATGGGCATTCCTGGTGCCCGTCCTCCTCTGCAGAGGGTAAAAGTCCCTGTTGCAAATCTCATTCAGGCACTTTCCAAGAACCTGAATGATTCAGAGTGTGGCCCAGTTTCTCCAACTTTGAAGTTTTAACTTGATTCAGGGAGATGTGTGTGCACATCAGATGCAagcatttacattattttcagttttttaaaataatttttttatgctgaTTTCCTTAATTACTGGCACCCCAATGAAATGCCTCAAAAATAACTGCCTACTGCATGGCCCTTTGCTTCTGAAGCCACAAAGGATAAACCTTTTGACACTTTTTATCATTAGGACATAATTGGTATTTGTTTTTGCAAGTATAACGACTGTCATTTGCTAACAGTTTGTTGTGCACAAATTAATATCAATCCATAAGGAATGCAGTAGTATAAAACTGGTCCGGGagtaattgaattttttttttttttatatatcacgCAGTCTGGGTAATGAAATGGAGAAGCATTTCCTTCAGTCTCTCCTTAAAATCTTGACGTGAACCCTTCTGTGAGGTCTGCTTTTCAAATATCTAAAGTTAGCATGGGGTGGGTGATCCAACCTAAATATCGAGAAAATATCCAGACTGGATAGTCTATGGATATTaactattttaacaatatattgcaatataaagaCCATATAAAACCATCCAAAGAAATATTTCTAGGAAGTTTAATTTTAGAATATTTATCATCGCCACTAATGCTCAACACAACTGTTATAGCAGCTTACCTTCCAGtgccccccaccccaccccccaccaccaccactgaCTATACCAAGTCAGGCAACACTAGCTAGTCCGCACGTCCCAGCTATGAGGAAAGGAATTTGCAACTGAACACTGCTGGTCAAAACATATCTCAGACCTCTGAACGTTTCCTGGCGGCTGCACTTGCTTTGCAACAGGGATTACTGGCACGTTTCTGTCAAGTTTTGCTGAGTTGAATTGAAGTCATGCTAGTACACATGGCTTTATGGTAGGGATCGCTATGATTGGGTGTGATAACATTTGTTTCAGTGAGCAGACATTCGAGTTGTTGCCATTGCACTAACATGTGTCTTTACATGTattctaaaaatatttctttCCACAGGATCTGGATCTTGATGAAGCAGGGGAGGATGATTCAGATGTGGATCACGATGAGCTATAAGAGTCAGGAGGAAAAGCGAGACAAACCccttcaccaccaccaccacctccacTTTAAACCTCTCCGTCTGTGAACACTAAAGCATTTCCTAACTAATCAAACGGCCACCGGGCATTACAGGGTCCTCTGTCAGCCAGTAGTCATTAACAGTCCAACCGAACCATCTGCAGCCCAGAGAAGTGCCTCTCTGCCTACTTTCTCTTTGAAGTCTTTTACTGTACGGTTCTTTTTGCTTTcaagtgtattttgtttttagttaTAATTCTAATGGTAATCTCTTGAACTGCTCTTTATACCTGCCCACTGCCTCCTTTTGTGATCTGGGAGCTCAGTGTTAAGATTTAGCAGTTTAATAATGGAAATACTTGTCTGATGAAGGAGGGGGAAAGCCAGTTATTTTGCCTTAATTCTGTGATCTGAGTGAGTGGACATTTCGGGGCAGAGTGGCTATATGTCATACACCATTGGCTggacataaaataataatggcTGATATTAAAGTGTGAACAAAACTTAGCAGAGACCAAACTGAGGTACCTTCCCTGTTTCAATCGTCAAATCACGTTTTCATATTCCTTATTTTCCAAATTAAGTTGCTACTGAATTATTTTTAAAGCTGTAAAAGTGGagaacttttatttaattttatatttcagttatctttttttttaatattacatgcAGAAGGGCCCAGGAATGACACTTTTGTTGAATTACCTGGGGGAGAGTTGGCACTCTCAGCTTTCTGGTCATCTGAGAAGATGATTTGAAACCTTGTTTAGCACTTAATTCAGTGCCATCAGAGATTCCATATCAGTTACTGAAATGAAGATTTATCATCTTTTAAGGACAAGAACTCTCCCATACCCTGCCTGCTTTCCATCGCTTTAGTGGAAGATTCCTTCCAACCCGAAGGTATGCCAGTTGATGACGGGGAGGAGAAAGTGTGCTTGTAACCAACTTAAACAGTCTTTTCCCCTTTCTTATGCCAGGGTtcagggttgtgtgtgtgtgtgatttggttAACCCTCATGTTGTCTGTCTTTATTTTTCTAGGAGGGGTGAATTTCAGGGGTGGGTTCCTAAATCCTCCCTTAACAGAGAGGGAGGGTTTTGGAATTCTATTGGTAAGGATTTGGGTTTTGAAATTGGTCAACATGTTTGAGACCAAGCATtccattgcattgcattgaaatTGATTAATGTAAACTGGTGGCCAAATAAACCACAGAATGGTGATAAATGTGTATGGtcttttatttaattgttgtttAGACCCTATGCCAGACCGCTCCTCATCTAGGCCCTGTGAGCAGTCAAAATATTTATGGAGCAATATGCAGTTTCCTGATGTttggtgcaggtttttttttttttttttttttctcataaccCTAACACAAAACTTATCTATTCTCCCcatccctattttttttttctttccccataTAGACCCATATCTTCTGGTTGATAAATTACTTCCAATGGTTAGCTCATATATTTGTAAAGCTTATTTCAGACCGTGCTGCGGTTAGGTTTCACCTGGCTTTACGAGGTCTTTCAATGTCCTGGTCTCCTTGGCATTTTATCTTCTTGCTCAGTGATCCTGATTTTATAGCAGTTATTAATGATCATATTGATCACTGGGCGTTTTAGCTAAAACTATTTGGGAGGCATGTATTAAGGGAGGAAATGATTTCCGATTCAGCTACTAATGAAAGGAGCGCTAATCTTTCTAACACTTGACAGATTTCCAGTCTAAATGTGTTAATTCTACTAACTACAAGACTTAAGTTTACTCAAATTTTCACTTCCATTGGGTCATAAATTAATCCGCTAACTATTAATGTGCTTTGCATTGATCCTGATATTTCCTCAAATTTATTAGGCCCTTTTACATTAGATGAAATTGATTGCTCTTAGTCGAATGCAGAATGGCAAATGCCCAGGGCCTGATGCCGTTCCTGCAAAGTTTTAttagggttttattttttttaataaagattaattatCTCTTTGACATGTCATGTTTAAGAAGTCCTACAGCTCCGGTATCCTCCCTCATGCTTTATTTCAGGTTTCCCTTATTCTTAAAGATAAAGATCATTCTCAGTTCAGTAAGTGAATTAATGCCCATCAACACAGCCTCCTTGGATTATTTATTAACACTCCTGCCTTTCAAACCTTCTTTTCACCGATTTAAATATTTgggcatatatatgtgtgtatatatatatatatatataatgtatatatgtgacagtttttcagatttatttgaaCACAATTTTGTACTGTTGCTTAAGTCTTGCACAGGATTTTAATAATTGGTCTCCTTCCTATATCCCTGATAGTTATAGGGTTAATTGTATTGAGTGTGTTCCCAATATTTGTTGCACTTGATGGCTCGACTTCTACTTTTCTCtgggaaactaaaaaaaaaaaaaaatctacaaaggCAAAACCATTGGATGGTCTGACTCTTCTTAATTTTCAAACGTTATTTGGCACAAAATATACGCTCTACTCTGTATTGGTTCCATTCAAGCAGCTTTGTCCATCCCCCTTCCTGGCTGCACATTGATAATGTCTCGTAAGTTCTCCTCCCTGGCTGCTCTTTTATGTCTGCCATATACATTGTCccaaatgaaaaatttaaatatcattgtaaaaaaaaaaaaaaaagacttaaaatttTGGCCTTCATAATACCCTCTTATTGTCCTCAACACATTCTAACCCTTTGTTTTACCCCTCCATTTTGGACTGTGCTTATGTTTCCTGGAGGTATTGGTTTCTATTGCTAAGCTCTATATCAaaagtgtttttacatttattattaatattattttttatatatataattttatctcTTGGTTTAATATTACTAAAAGccttttttttcagatatttacCAATTTGTGACTATGCAAATGTACTTCTCCCTTCAGATTTGGAGACCATTCTGGGTGTGGATTGTTGTTTAAAGGCCACtcgtttatattcattaaagtagtgaatataattttttattggcAATTTTTCTCTGATAACTTATGCATTGTCTGGTCACTCTAATTCAAATGTTCTGGCCCTgctattcttttggatgcaattttTGTCTTGTCAGCCATTACCACTTTGAATATCCCACTGTGTTCAATTACTGGTTTATGGGGTTCTCCCACCTAGCTACTCTTTAATTCTCATTTCTCAGACTTTAACCTTTAAACTCTTTTGGCTAGGCATTTAATTCTGTTGAACTAGTGGAGCCCTCACCCTCTATCTTACACTCACGGACTAAGAGATGTTCTTAATTTCATgaaagtggcaaaaaaaaaaaatatatatatatatatatatatatatatattttgtgtgtgtgttttttttttttttaccctgtgtTATATTCAGAACATGTAGAAACTTCTGGACCTAAGTAATAATAGTGGCTGAGTAATAATAACTCAGCTCCCAAAATAGAAATTCAGGTAGATTTAAAGTAGAAAACACTGTCAGGCCTGCTGTCAGAGATCATGACATATTAATGTGATTAAACAGTCCTCTGCAAATAGAGCAAGAGCATAAACAAAGATAAACAGCAAGCTGTTTATTCAAGTGTTATTTTCAAATTCTAATTGTGACCatcaacatgtccttcatggcCTTCACGTTTGGCAGGCCATACTTATAAGCCATTTTTATAGCCCTTTCACTGTGGAGGAGTTGGGGAGGGGAAAAGACTTGCTTTAAATGTGGTGTGTGAAAACAAGCTGAGGTCATGGATCTCATTGCTAAGTTGGCTGAGAACTGTAGGGGTGTGACTCCTGGTCACTCATCCTCCAATTCAGTAATCTGAGCTATGAGATGACAGTCTCTTAATTTAGTCAAGAGGGGGGTATATATAGGGTACACATAGAGCCCTGACATCAGACCAACTTCTGAACGACTATCTAGGAAGGTACTATACGCCAAGAGACAAACAAACAACCAGACAGCTGCAATTTTCAAGACAAGCACCTTGGAAAAGAAGAAATTCTGAAGACCTCTGATTGTGCTGAACATTGAGAATTGGAATATCTCATCCAATTTTAGGAACAAGAACATCAAAGAATGAAGTACTATCAGTGTCCAGTTTCCCAGAAGATGTGCTATGAGGGGTGCAAACCAAATGCCACTAGACCAGTATCATGCTTTCATTCACAGCCTTCCATCAAACCTGTTCGCAATGTTCACTTTCCCAACGATATAGTTTTTCAGGATTATGTCCGTGAAGGAGAGCTGGAGAGAATCGGACGCTTCATTAGAACCAAAAGAGTGAATCTGGACACTATCTATCATTCAGGTAGGAAAATCAACTACTTGATTACTCAACTGGACCAGCTATGGAAAGTAAATCTTTGTTCAGACTCAACTATATACTCTGCATGCAAGTAATTAAAATGCAGTTATGAACCCAAAAACATTTCCTGGTTACTAATACAGACTATTTGTCCTAATAGTTAGCAATACCATTTTTTGTCTAGGCAGCTCTGTCTATTTGATATCATAATCAAAATTGTCTGAAGCTTTAATCCACTGATAATTGAGCTGTCTGAGCCTGTCCTTTAACATTTTCTCCTTGCTGATTGCCCAGGCATGGCAGCCATTCATGAAGCAGTCCTATCTGGAAACCTGGAGTGTGTGAAGCTTCTGGTAAACCTTGGGGCTGACATCACCCAGAGGGACGAGGATGGATGGACTGCCCTCCATATGGCCTGTAGTGATGGCTTTCCAGAAATAGCGAAGTAAGCAGATttcttaatttaatgtaatgtaaaatgtgcaTGATTAGTGGACCCAAATCTGTTAAGAAACTGGTGAAAGATTTAAagaaagttttgttgttgtttgtttgtttcaggtaCTTGCTTTCTTTGGGTGCAGACACTGAGGCTGAAAATGACTGTGGGGAGAAGCCTGCTGACCTCATTGACCCAGAAAGCAAAGAGCTGCTTGAACTCTTTGGCGTCGGTGGTGACTGATCTTGCCTGACACTGAAGTTCTGATTGCATTCTTCTTTTATGCCATTTGCCACGTTAAAGGGATAAAGCCAGAAAAGGTGTGGAACAGGCACTGTGTATGCAGTGGAGCTGGTAGTTGAGACACCTTGACAGAGTGTCCAGTCATAATTGTCTGGTCCTGCGCATTAGGACCAGGGACAGTGATAGGATGTGAGCTGTACTTGCCTCCGGCAGGAAGGAACTCTTTCAGAGTTGAAAATGCAGTGTGTTCTTGCTGTATGCTAATGACAGTCAATTTGTTGCTTTTTTGAGACATGATTTTTAAGTAGCACATCAATGCACAGAGTTTGATAGCTCACTGTGattgtaagatttttaaaaaaatcaatttacatATAAAACTTTACTGTACATAAAGTCTTAATTTTATACATGCCtggattaaatgtttttatacctATACATACAAACAATGCTGCCTGATTTATTTTAGCTGTTGTCTGTGTCCATAGCTCCTCACACAGTAGActtaattaatattacataatgGGCTTCGGactgaaaaatgtattatgcatttggtctttctttttttgtttatttccagCTTTTCAATGTAAAACCAAATATTTGTATGCCACTTGTTTTGAATGAAATAGTGTTGTATGACCCTTGTTATTGAAAGACATAAGTTTTGTAGAAACGTAAAAATCCTTCTGAAAGGCACAAACACGTTTGACAGTTTACCGAGGATGTGCTCTAAACAAACTAAAACTCTAAACGTTTCTACGAATCGGTTCCTTTGAAACACGTGATAAATGAATCCATAAACAGAGTCGGTGATTCTTCTACGGTTACATACGTGATTCAGCTTAtacaaaaaacaatttaaatactaCATTTACTTTTCGACCCATTGAATTTTTTTCGGTAAAATTCCACAAAGTTCACTCATTGTATCTCGGGTCAAAGTCAGACATGTCTTCAAGAGACAGTTCCGGGTTAAATGTGGCAATTTCATAATAAAGCACACTGGTTCaacccatagactgtataaaaacaatacaacCATAGATacgtacgtatatatatatatatatatatatatatatatatatatatatatatatatatatatatatatatctttgggTCCAACAATTTCACATGTCGGTGGCGAAccgattttttttgtgattcattgaaaagatccgaTTCAACAGAATGATTCGTTCTCCAATCTGACATCACTGATTGTCACCGCTGGACATATCATCGTACGTTGTTTTgacaagtgtgtttttttttggctggGACAACGGATTTCAACGCCACATTGTAAGTCTCAGATGCGCAAAAGCTGTAGTCACATTGACCTTAATATATTAGTCACGTTAGTATTGATCCCTTGTTTATGCatcgagtgtttttttttttttttggagggttTCTGGGTTTTGACGTTAGCCTGCCAAGCTAGCCGGGTATCATTTGCGAAAATATGTCGTTATGTTATcggaaaatgtaaaaacacatttgctaTTTTAGTGCCATTCAACGGCAAATTAGTATTTGTTTGTGAGACTGACCTTAAACTACGGCATAGTTTAGATTCCGAGCTAGTTGGCTGTTACAGTTTGAACTGAGCAGCtagtattaaaaatattaaataaacaattccCGAAGATAAGATTATTTATGTAATTAACTAAGATGGCAGCATATTTAAAAACTGACCAGCGCTAAAAGCTAAAACCAGCTACATTTCAGGTTTTAaccatgtaaaaataataatagtaataataataaacatatgtaaatacacatttgtttTGTGCTTTGACACTTAATAGAGAGCACAGCACACAAATAGTCAGGAAATTAACTCTTTAACTGTCAATTTAACAATAGTAAACTTGGATTTTGACAGTGTTGTTTGGCAGCTCTCCATCTTTAAAAATGGTTCAGAATTACAAACAGACAACTGGAGCTTCTTCCCCAACCAACACTGAGGAACTACTCACACCAGCACATGAGGAAAATGTGCGATTCATTCATTACAGTAAGTTGCCTCAtaagaaatattttcaaatgtcagACACCCATCAAAATATCCTATTtctatgagaatttttttttttggggggggtgaaTTAAAATATCAACTCTTCCTCCAACAGCTTGGCAGCGCGTCATGAGAGAAATGCAGACATGCCAGGGAAATGAAAACAATAATCAGGGACCTCAGAAATATGTGGAGAGGACACCAAACCCTGCACTAAGCTGTATGTTCAACTGGTTGATTTATCCTGATGACTGTATTTTGTTGTTGAAGGAACATAAGAGTGATGAATAATATTGGTTGAAATATTTTGGCAAAGCTGTTTGaacagctgttttatttatttttcttaaataccaAATTAATGAAAACTGATTTTTCCAAAGGCTTACCTGAAATAAGATGTTGAAAGTGCATGCATGCTCTCTAACTGTTTGTTTCTACTCTTCAGCTTTTACACCAGTGGACTTGAATGATATGAAAAGGAAAAACACACAAGACCCCAAAAAGTCTTTATGAAACTATTGGATTTATCCAGCATACAGACTAATACAGCATAAATATCTTGCCTGGTGCACTGATGTTTATTCAGGCCATTTATTTGCCAATccctaatattttttaaatgatcaaaGTTGTTCACTGATAACATCTTTGACCTGTATTTAAGGACAAATGTTGCTGCTTCAAATATGTTCTTATAATCTCCATTGCATTTCATAtagcaagtttatttgtatagcacatttcgtacaaaatggtaattcaaagtgctttacataaaagaaagtcaaATTCCAAACGGCAGTAAGCATCCCTATGCCCTACTCCCTTTGAAGGACAGGCCCTTGAAGTGCGTTCTTTGAAGGGTGCAGGACATTACTGTCTAGTATAAGCTTTTAGAACTCCTTTGGCAAAGGAAATGACTGACCAAATGCCAAAAGCTGCATGTACGTGCAGCATTCAGCACTTCATCAgttgttgcaaataaatatttcatattattattattttattcaaatattgtcTAATTGTGTCTAATTTACTAGTGAACTTTTACAAAACTAAACTTGCTTACACTACCATCTTAAATCATATTTCTATCACTGGCAAAAAACATTTAGTATAACATTAAAGACAAATTCAATTCACCCTTTTCCACTTTTGATTGTATGTGAAGTCTCCTAACCGAAGATATCACAAGTGGAAATCACTTTTGTGAAGTGACCATTGCATGTTTCCTTCGATAGTGGACTTCTGGAAGGGCCCTTCAATTCAGTTGTTCACTTTTGTTTGGAACGTCCATACAAATGACGCCTCCTTCAAAAAAGTGCACTTCAAGGGCTCAAAAAAGCCATTGGGAATTTGCCCATAGAGTGCTACagatgatgtatttttgtaggtgACAAATTCCTGGATTTATCCATTGCAGAAAACAAGCTCTAAGACTAACAAAAGTtatttcattaagttttgttcatAATGATAATTTTCACATATTAACACAATTTAGATGTAGAGTATATTTCCTGTTCCTGTTTCACATTGAGACGTTTAATGACCCCCGAAATCCTCCTTTAGCCatatgttagctcattaaaaaataaaaaatctaaattttctacaacataaaatactgatgatgtattttatgttgtagaaaAAGTTTGAGCCTGGGTTATcctatttcaggcatttaaccaaatACCCACTGAATTGAGGACAATAGAAACGAGAAACTCATTTTCAGGATTTAgcctacaaaaatatgtcatcccTACATCACTCTATTTATGCTATTTTAAAAACGCATCAAAGTGTACgtcaaaaagcatgtttttttttatctatgatttttaacatcaaaacaacaaaataattaacgaaacaaaatatacaaatcttttttttttttttttttaaagtagttatACTACGTTGCAACAAAATTAATAGATTGGAGTACAATTTGCTCATAGGTAATGTTCTGAACCCAGTATCTAGAGacttatttgtatttcttttatgtTAATAAACTTAGGAAGTGGCCAATCATATCTAGAGGTCTGTGATTAAGGGAAGCGTATGGggaaatgtgctatatatttGAAGTTTTTTATTCCAAGCCTACCATTTGAATTAaccattttgatgatatgcaaacACAGAAATGGTAATTGTGGGGCAATTTGAATCAGTGGTTCAACTTTCCTCACACCTTATTTTAGTCCTctgatatataaaatgttattttcatgtAGCTCTATTCCTCTGAATAAAGTATAGATtctgaaaaacaattaaatatagaCACGTAGGAAAAAGAAGGTATGAAGGTAAAAGAGTTGattcaattttaaaaaatatatataattgtgtgaaTTTCATGTCAGTTATTGAAGATATGCACAAACACATACCATTGTAAGTGTCCTGTAACATTCTGTACTGTGTTcataatttaaaattactgttccTTGGACtgcaaaattctgtcattttatctGTAATGTCAGCTTCTTTTTTCAAAACCATACcatgtatattttcattttgtgggaTATTTAATCACAAAACTACATTTGTACGATGTAAAATATACTATTgtataaaaaacatacagaagaaTCAATCTGAGAGTGTGAATTTATTTAATCTCCTCAGGAAGTGTCTCccctgaaaaggaaaaaaaaaaaaaaccttaattacTGTGATAGAAGTTGTCCAAAAATCATATTTAAGAATATATACAGAGATCACAGTGAAAATCCAGGTGTTGCCTGATGGGCGAGCTCACTCTTTAAATTTCCACTCCTGACGGCACATTGGGCACTGCTGCTGTACTTGCTGAGAGTTTAGCCACTTCAGGATGCAATGCATGTGGAAACAGTGAGAGCACTGACCCCAAACCAAAGGGCAATCATCTCCTGGGACCTTACCTGTTAAAACCAGAgagtacatttcattttattacgTTGAATATGTTTTGTTCAACTACAcagaacaatttaaaatgaaacagtAACAGGATTTCATGACAAaatggcacacacacaaaaaggcaCAAGTGGCAGTCTAGGTAAAGTTAAATCGGGTTACCCACAATCTGGGCAGCAGCCGTTGAAAGGTGCTCTGCAGATGCCGCAGTT
The Carassius auratus strain Wakin chromosome 31, ASM336829v1, whole genome shotgun sequence DNA segment above includes these coding regions:
- the anapc11 gene encoding anaphase-promoting complex subunit 11 isoform X1; the protein is MKVKIKQWNGVASWLWVANDENCGICRAPFNGCCPDCKVPGDDCPLVWGQCSHCFHMHCILKWLNSQQVQQQCPMCRQEWKFKEGDTS
- the anapc11 gene encoding anaphase-promoting complex subunit 11 isoform X2, translated to MKVKIKQWNGVASWLWVANDENCGICRAPFNGCCPDCKVPGDDCPLVWGQCSHCFHMHCILKWLNSQQVQQQCPMCRQEWKFKE
- the LOC113050685 gene encoding protein phosphatase 1 regulatory subunit 27 gives rise to the protein MKYYQCPVSQKMCYEGCKPNATRPVSCFHSQPSIKPVRNVHFPNDIVFQDYVREGELERIGRFIRTKRVNLDTIYHSGMAAIHEAVLSGNLECVKLLVNLGADITQRDEDGWTALHMACSDGFPEIAKYLLSLGADTEAENDCGEKPADLIDPESKELLELFGVGGD